The following proteins come from a genomic window of Pseudomonas sp. WJP1:
- the creC gene encoding two-component system sensor histidine kinase CreC encodes MPLGIRIFLVYALFIGLTGYFVLNTVMEEIRPGVRQSTEETLVDTANLMAEILRDDFKAGTLNQNRWPELLKAYGERQPKANIWGLSKNQVNHRIYVTDAKGRVVLDSSGVAVGQDYSRWNDVYLTLRGEYGARSSRSDPDDASSSVMHVGAPIRDNGQIIGVVTVAKPNSSLQPYVDRTERRLLAYGAGLIGLGLLFGALLSWWLSRALRRLTAYAQAVSEGRRVEVPHYHGGELEQLATAVEQMRTQLEGKAYVERYVHTLTHELKSPLAAIRGAAELLQGEMPSAQRQRFVSNIDNESARMQQLIERLLNLAQVEQRQGLEERVEVPLAALVNELLSAQAARIEGKELRVEQTIPRDLTLIGEPFLLRQALGNLLENALDFTPAKGVLRFSAKQIGEQIEFTLFNQAEAIPDYALPRLCERFYSLPRPDNGRKSTGLGLNFVEEVVKLHGGEMSIGNVEGGVEVSLHIISIFPS; translated from the coding sequence ATGCCGTTGGGGATCCGGATTTTCCTGGTGTACGCGCTGTTTATCGGTTTGACCGGTTACTTCGTGCTCAACACCGTGATGGAAGAAATCCGCCCGGGTGTGCGCCAGTCCACCGAAGAAACCCTGGTCGACACCGCCAACCTGATGGCCGAAATCCTGCGCGATGACTTCAAGGCCGGCACCCTCAACCAGAACCGCTGGCCCGAGCTGCTCAAGGCCTACGGCGAACGGCAACCCAAGGCGAACATCTGGGGCCTGTCGAAGAATCAGGTCAATCATCGTATCTACGTCACCGACGCCAAGGGCAGGGTGGTGCTCGACTCCAGCGGCGTGGCGGTTGGTCAGGATTACTCGCGCTGGAACGACGTTTACCTGACCCTGCGCGGCGAATACGGCGCCCGCTCCAGCCGTAGCGATCCAGATGATGCGAGCTCGTCGGTGATGCACGTCGGTGCACCGATTCGCGACAACGGGCAGATCATCGGTGTGGTCACCGTGGCCAAACCCAACAGCTCGTTGCAGCCTTACGTGGATCGCACGGAGCGACGATTGCTCGCCTATGGTGCCGGGCTGATCGGCCTCGGCCTGTTGTTCGGCGCATTGTTGTCCTGGTGGCTGAGCCGCGCGCTGCGACGGTTGACCGCTTATGCCCAGGCCGTCAGCGAGGGCCGGCGGGTCGAGGTGCCGCATTATCACGGCGGCGAACTGGAGCAACTGGCGACGGCGGTGGAACAGATGCGTACGCAGCTCGAAGGCAAGGCCTATGTCGAGCGCTATGTGCATACGCTGACCCATGAGCTGAAAAGTCCGCTGGCGGCGATTCGTGGCGCGGCGGAGCTGCTGCAAGGTGAGATGCCGTCGGCTCAGCGGCAGCGTTTTGTCAGCAACATCGACAACGAAAGTGCGCGGATGCAGCAGTTGATCGAGCGCTTGTTGAATCTGGCGCAGGTTGAACAGCGCCAGGGGCTTGAGGAGCGCGTAGAAGTGCCATTGGCGGCTTTGGTGAATGAGTTGCTGAGCGCTCAAGCGGCGCGTATCGAAGGCAAAGAGCTGCGCGTGGAACAAACGATTCCACGGGATCTGACGTTGATCGGTGAGCCGTTCCTGTTGCGGCAGGCGCTTGGAAATCTGTTGGAGAATGCACTGGATTTCACTCCGGCAAAGGGCGTGTTGCGATTCAGTGCCAAGCAGATTGGCGAGCAGATCGAGTTCACACTGTTCAACCAGGCCGAGGCGATTCCTGACTATGCATTGCCACGATTGTGCGAGCGTTTCTACTCATTGCCGCGACCGGACAATGGACGCAAGAGCACGGGGCTGGGGCTTAATTTTGTCGAGGAAGTGGTGAAGTTGCACGGTGGGGAAATGAGCATTGGCAATGTCGAAGGTGGGGTGGAAGTCAGTCTCCACATAATCTCCATATTCCCCTCATAA